The genomic DNA TTGGCGTCAAGATCCGCTTCGTCGACCCCTCCGATCCGGAAAACTTCCGGGCTGCCATCAACGAAAAGACGAAGGCCCTCTATGGCGAGATCATCGGCAACCCCAAGTGTGACGTTCTGGACATCGAGGCCGTCGCCAACATCGCCCATGAGGCCGGCATCCCTCTCATCGTCGACAACACCTTCGGCACGCCGGCCCTCTGCCGGCCCATCGATTTTGGCGCCGATGTCGTCGTCTACTCGGCCACCAAGTTCATCGGCGGCCACGGCACCTCCATCGGCGGCGTTATCGTCGATTCGGGCAAGTTTGATTGGGCCCAGAACGACAAGTTCCCCGCCTTTACCCAGCCCGATCCGAGCTACCATGGCATCGTTTACGCCAAGGATGTGGGTGCGCCGGCTTATATCGTCAAAGCGCGGGTGCAGTTGTTGCGCGACTTGGGCAACTGCATCAGCCCCTTCAACTCCTTCCTCTTGCTCCACGGCGTGGAGACCCTCTCCCTGCGGATGGAGCGCCATGTGAGCAACACCCGCCGCATCGTCGACTTTTTGGCCAACCACCCCCTGGTCAGTTGGGTCTCCTACCCCGAGCGCTGCGACCACGGTTCCTGCGCGCTCGCGAAAAAGTACCTGCCCAAGGGAGCCGGCGCCATCTTCACCTTCGGGATCAAAGGCGGCGTGGAAGCGGGACGGCGTTTCATCGACAGCCTGAAAATCTTCTCCCACCTGGCCAATGTGGGTGACGCCAAGTCCCTGGTGATCCACCCGGCGTCGACGACCCACAGCCAACTCTCCGAGGAGGCCTTGCGCGCCGCCGGCGTCAGCCCCGATCTGGTGCGCCTCTCCATCGGCCTGGAAGATCCGGATGATTTGATTGAAGACCTCGATCAGGCGCTGCGGGCCGCCGAAGGCCGGGCATAAAAAGGCGGGATCCGAATGAGCACTGGGGCCGTTGTCAACCGGGGTTTGGCGGACAGCCGCGAAGGGCTCGTCCAACCCCAAACGTTTACCTTCGCCGAGGGGTCCGATGCCTTTGTGCTGGAATCGGGCAGCCGGCTCGGCCCCATCACGGTGGCCTATGAGACCTACGGCGTTCTGAACAGGGAACGCTCCAACGCCATCTTGATCACCCACGCCTTGACGGGCGACCATCACGCCGCCGGCAAGCATCACCCCGCCGAGAAGGCGCCCGGTTGGTGGGACGATCTGATCGGGCCGGGCAAGTCTTTTGACACGAACCGTTTTTTCATCATCTGTTCCAATGTGCTCGGCGGCTGCCGCGGCACGACCGGCCCGGCCAGCGTCAACCCGGCCACCGGCAAGCCCTACGGGATGGACTTTCCCGTCTACACTGTGCGGGATATGGTGCGGGTGCAAAAGGCGCTCGTCAATCACCTGGGCATCGAGCGGCTGCTCCTCGTCGCCGGCGGTTCCATGGGGGGCATGCAGGTGCTGGAGTGGGGCGTCAACTACCCGGAGATGATGGATGGCCTGCTGCCCATCGCAACGGCCGGTCGCACGACAGCCATGGGCATCGCCTTCAACGAGATCATGCGCCGGACGATCATGCTCGATCCAGCATGGAATGGCGGCGATTACGCGCCCGGGAAGGGACCGGCCGCCGGTCTCGCCATCGCCCGGATGCTCGGCATGGTCACCTACCGCACCGACGAACTCTTCACGGCCCGTTTCGGCCGGCGGATGACCGATAACCAGGCCAGGGCATACTATGATTTTGACAACCGCTTCGAGATCGAGAGCTACCTGCACTATCAGGGCGACAAACTGGTCCAACGCTTTGACGCCAACAGCTACATCTACCTCTGTAAAGCCATGGACCTGCTCGATGTGGGCCGCGGGCGCGGCGGTTTTGAGAAGGCGCTGGCCTCCATCGCCGCCCGGACCTTGTTCATCGGTGTCGATTCGGACTGGCTGTACCCGCCCGTCTACATGATCGAGATGACGGAGATCATGCAAAAAGCCGGCTGTGCGGCCGACTACTGGGAACTGAAAAGCCCCCACGGCCACGACGCCTTTCTGATCGAGTTTGAACGGATGCGCCCTGTCGTTGCGACCTTTGTCAACGAGATCGCTGCCTTGAGACGATTATAAGAGGGCGCCGGCAGCATCCCACATGAGCAAAGCGGCACTTCATGGACAGAGCAACCAAAACAGTATTCATCGAAGCAGTACAAATACGAGATGGGGCGCCGCGAGGCGTCCTTTTCTTTTGAGAAGGAGGAAGGCTATGAAAGTCAATGTCCTGCTCCCGCTCTTCAACATGATTTTCTTTTTCGCCTGGGGGATCGCCCTGAGAATGGGCAAGACCGTGGAGTGGCTCGCCGGCTACGACGACGCGCGAGACCAGGAGGGCCTCGCGCGCTGGGTGGGCAATCAATTTATCGCCATCGGCGCCGTGTCGCTGCTGTTGATCCTGGCCGGTCCCCTGATTTCCGAGCGATTCGCCTATGTGTACTTCTTCGGCTATCTGCTGCTGCTGGCGCTCTGGTTGAGCCGCGTTTCCGACAAGGCGCGAAAGTATTAGGAAACACCGAAAGGCCATCGCAGCGCATTGCGATGGCCTTTTCGATCCGCCACGGCGGAGATGTGTTGCCGGAGTCCTGCGGAGGCGTTCAGCCTGTGACGCGCCGTCCGCAGATGATGAGATCTCGCTCCAGGCCGTCCAGGATCGCCACACGGGGCAGGTGGCCCCAGCGGCTAAAGCCGAACGCCTCGAATAGGCCGAGACTGGGCTCGTTGTGGGCAAAGATAAAGCCCAGCAGGGTATGTACGCCCATGGACGGCGCGGCCTCGATCGCCTGTTGCAGCAGGAAGCGTCCGATGCCTTTTCCACGGAAAGCCTCAGCGACGTAGATGCTCACCTCGACGGTCCCGTCGTAAGCGGGGCGACCATAAAATGACTGGAAGCTCAACCAGCCGGCGATGACGCCCTCCTCCTCCAGGACCCAGAGAGGGCGTCCGTTCGGGTAGTGGTCGCGAAACCAGGGAAGGCGGTTCTCGACGGAGACTGGCGTCGTATCGGCAGTCACCATCCGGCTGGCGATGGTGGAGTTGTAAATCGCTACGATGGCAGGCAGATCCGATTCGACGGCGTCGCGCAGCAACATGTTCTTCACTCCCGTT from Heliomicrobium gestii includes the following:
- a CDS encoding homocysteine synthase gives rise to the protein MTEKKWRFDTIALHEGHVPDQDTLSRAVPIYQTTSYVFRDVEHAANLFALKEPGHIYTRIDNPTTDVLEKRLAALDGGVGALALSSGQSAITLSILNICSTGDEVVASTSLYGGTYNLFTHTLPRLGVKIRFVDPSDPENFRAAINEKTKALYGEIIGNPKCDVLDIEAVANIAHEAGIPLIVDNTFGTPALCRPIDFGADVVVYSATKFIGGHGTSIGGVIVDSGKFDWAQNDKFPAFTQPDPSYHGIVYAKDVGAPAYIVKARVQLLRDLGNCISPFNSFLLLHGVETLSLRMERHVSNTRRIVDFLANHPLVSWVSYPERCDHGSCALAKKYLPKGAGAIFTFGIKGGVEAGRRFIDSLKIFSHLANVGDAKSLVIHPASTTHSQLSEEALRAAGVSPDLVRLSIGLEDPDDLIEDLDQALRAAEGRA
- a CDS encoding GNAT family N-acetyltransferase, translated to MLLRDAVESDLPAIVAIYNSTIASRMVTADTTPVSVENRLPWFRDHYPNGRPLWVLEEEGVIAGWLSFQSFYGRPAYDGTVEVSIYVAEAFRGKGIGRFLLQQAIEAAPSMGVHTLLGFIFAHNEPSLGLFEAFGFSRWGHLPRVAILDGLERDLIICGRRVTG
- the metX gene encoding homoserine O-acetyltransferase MetX yields the protein MSTGAVVNRGLADSREGLVQPQTFTFAEGSDAFVLESGSRLGPITVAYETYGVLNRERSNAILITHALTGDHHAAGKHHPAEKAPGWWDDLIGPGKSFDTNRFFIICSNVLGGCRGTTGPASVNPATGKPYGMDFPVYTVRDMVRVQKALVNHLGIERLLLVAGGSMGGMQVLEWGVNYPEMMDGLLPIATAGRTTAMGIAFNEIMRRTIMLDPAWNGGDYAPGKGPAAGLAIARMLGMVTYRTDELFTARFGRRMTDNQARAYYDFDNRFEIESYLHYQGDKLVQRFDANSYIYLCKAMDLLDVGRGRGGFEKALASIAARTLFIGVDSDWLYPPVYMIEMTEIMQKAGCAADYWELKSPHGHDAFLIEFERMRPVVATFVNEIAALRRL
- a CDS encoding DUF3784 domain-containing protein; this encodes MKVNVLLPLFNMIFFFAWGIALRMGKTVEWLAGYDDARDQEGLARWVGNQFIAIGAVSLLLILAGPLISERFAYVYFFGYLLLLALWLSRVSDKARKY